In Setaria italica strain Yugu1 chromosome IX, Setaria_italica_v2.0, whole genome shotgun sequence, the genomic stretch ATTTAGTTTATATCATGTATGAATTGCTAATATTTTCTTTGTTCTTTTAATTTTCAGCTATGCACTGGAATAGATGAGAAATCTGTGGGTTCCTCATTCCAGCTTGTGTTTGCACCTATTGATGAACATTTTCCGGATGATGCTCCATTGATTTCTTCTGGCTTTCGTGTCATACCACTTGATATGAAAACAGTTAAGCATCGCCAACTACAGTATCTTTTTCATCTTTTTTCCCCTTAGGCAACTGCTTGTTTTCGTTGCTGCAATAATTGGTAGTGGATTGTGGATTATCCACAATAGGTCATTGACATGCTATAACTTGATTCATATCTAGTGTAAAATTGTTCATCTGACATGTCAAATTCTTTTCCAATGGTAGTGTGTTCAGTGTTCACCACAAATCATTATCTGTTTAGGTCTTTTGCTTGTTTTTTCCATCATGTCTTATTTTCCCATTTCGCATCAAAGACTCACAGTTCTGCTATTGGCATACTGTATAAAGAGATTGTAATATTTTCTTAGAAAAATATTGCCCTTTGTTCTAGCTAACTGTAATTTGTTACCTAGTCATTTGGCCATCTGTAGCTAAGAGGTCTATTCTAATTTTAAAGTATACACTAGTTTTTGTTCCTTGCAATTCCCTCCCCACTGCAGTTTTTGACTATTGTATCTCATGCAGGATGGTGTACCCTCTGGTAGGACGCTAGATTTGGCATCTAGTCTTGATGTGGGTTCTGCCAcaccccaagcctcaggggatGCATCTCCAGATGACTGTAATTTGAGATCTGTGCTGACAATCGCCTTTCAATTCCCTTACGAGATGCATCTTCAAGATAGCGTTGCAACTATGGCCCGCCAATATGTTCGTAGCGTTGTTTCTGCTGTGCAAAGAGTTTCCATGGCTATATCTCCCTCCCAATCTGGTCTAAACGCTGGGCAAAGGATGCTTTCTGGCTTCCCTGAAGCAGGCACACTGGCTAGATGGGTTTGCCAGAGCTATCAGTAAGTGAAGTTATAATTGTCTTTCTATGGCGTTTCTGATATGTCGCAAATTCTTTTCAACTGTAAGTGCATGATTGGTTTTTTGGGCTCCAATGTAGTTACCATCTAGGCGTGGAATTACTTAATCAATCAGGTGAAGGTGGTGAGGCATTATTGAAAATGCTCTGGCATCATCCAGATGCTATTCTTTGCTGCTCTTTTAAGGTATCATACAAGTCCGACTcaaatctactttttttttatatatatttaatatACTTCTAAAGTAGAGGCAGATACCTCAGCCTGCGATGTTTATGCTTTTGCACTACAACATCTGTGCTGCCTTTTGAacctaaaagaaaaaacttgATCCAAGGGGAGAGACATCCCAAAAGGCATTGCCTGAAAGGTCGAGAAAAAGGCACCCTTCAAACCTAATAACAAATTATATATGATTTATGCATGAGTAGATGAGCTTGCGCCTTGCTGAATGTTGCAGTCAAATGTACATTTCTCGTATCCAGTTCGTGACGTTATTCCTGCTCTGAATGCTATGAAATAACCTTTTGCTATCATGTGAAAATTATTTATTCTACTCCGCAATGAAATTTTGAATATTATGTGTGAAGTTTGTGATAATCATGCTGGATCTCTTGTGTTGTCTCAGGAGAAACCTATGTTTACGTTTGCCAACAAGGCAGGGCTTGACATGTTAGAGACATCCCTTGTTGCCCTACAAGATCTGACGCTAGACAAAATCTTTGACGAGTCCGGAAGAAAAGCATTGTTCTCGGATATCTCAAAATTGATGGAACAGGTTAGAACCGCTTCCATGCACCCCCGGCATCAAATCATCCTTCACGTCCATATGATGAATAATTGCCATGCTCTTCAGTTTTGAATGCCCATATATATGACAATAATTTTCATGGTTTTATTCCTTGTTTTAGGGTTACGTGTACCTGCCGTCGGGAGTGTGCATGTCAGGAATGGGTCGCCATGTTTCATTCGATCAAGCTGTAGCGTGGAAGGTGCTAGGCGAGGACAGCAACGTCCACTGCCTGGCTTTCTGTTTCGTGAACTGGTCCTTTGTGTGATGCCGAGCTGGTCTGATTAGCAGATCCATTTTTGTATGATCTCGACGAGGGAAATCATCAGCCGTGATAAGCCTTATGTTGGTTGCACTAGTTCTAGGTCTTGAATCCAGTGTATTTTATGACGAAACTGGAAGTTATGCAGAGTCTGATCTCACTTCCATTTGTCTCCCGGCCATACGCTGGTGTTTGTGTTGTTGGAGACGCTTGCATTTCGTTACTGATTTATGCATCGAACCTGGCGCATCAGATCAATCTTTGACGGCTCCATTCAGATGGAAGTTGGCAAGGCACCTGGGATGGTTGTCAATCATCACCGTGGCAGGATAAGATGGGCACATGCACATCTTGGTAAAACCGGAACCGAGCATTTCAGAGGACAAATCTGAAAATCGCTGATCATTCAACCGTCGAAGAACCACCACGTGCTTACTGACCATCGAGAACATTGAAATACTCAAGAGTTGAGAGCTCTCatccatcatcaccacccaccaTTTGCAGTTTAAGCCTCCACTAAATTACAGCTCTACACATTTCTCGATATCAAAAAATTACTTGCGAACGTGAAACACACACTTGTTGCAAAACTCAATTTGACTGGGATTCGACCAAATCCTTGTAAAACTGAAAACTCATGGAAACGAATGAGGCACGTCAGAGTTCACGGAAGAGCTCGCCTCTCGCATGGTAGATGGCAACACTGAACCAACGACCCTTCACAGCAACGGATCAGATGTGCAATAAAATTACgattctttcttctcttctggCTCTGCTTCCTTCTCTGCGGCCTCTTCAAATGTCTCTCCCGGGACAAGCTCagggacatcatcatcatcctgtGCAGCTGCACTAGCACCACCCTCAGCACCAGGTACCTTCTGGAACTGCTCAGCAAGCCTCCGAAGGTTTTCCAGGTTATCAGGACCTGAAAAGGAGGAAGCCAAAGTTACCCAAGCAATAACAATGAGTTGTTTCACAACAAGCAGGGGAAATTAATCAAAGTGCATTCAATGAAACAATGTAAAAAGAGCCATACCCAGTTGGTTGATAATTGTTGGCAGCAGATCTTGTAGACCTGTTCAAGTAAGAAAGCCAATGATGAGATCAGTCACCACAATGAAGAATTATAATGCAGCAATGAATATGGCGTATGGATCAGTTTGCATTTAACATTAAGAAAGGTTGCTTTTACTGCAGTTCTTTTTACTATATAATTCTATGGTGCAAGGATCATGGAAAATATAAGGAACTACACTCGTTACATTTTGTGAACAAGGCAATTAAAATTTAGGCCATTAGTAAATTATTGCAATCCTAGCTTTTACAGCAtatcaagaaaaatattaagATACTATTAATACATACAACTTGCCTATTAATGAACCATGGACATGAGAACCAAGACAGTAATATATAGTCAAGCAGCAAACCATGTCTTAGGGACGAGCAGCTATGTATTTGTGCGACTGTATAAACATAACTACAGAAGGATACTTAAACAACGATCAGGCATGCACAGGTTCCATATCCACTCACTTTTCGTCTGTGGTACACCACTGACTACCCACGTATTTGCAGGAATGGATGCTTGCACTGCAGCAAACAGAAAGATCAACAACGTTAGACAAGTCAATGATCTGTAGAAGTTAATGCATCAGAATGGCAAGATTTCACCTTTGGGGTTCTGAAATTGGATAACAACATCATCCTTGAAAATGTTAACCTCCTCAATGCCAGGAATAGTGTTCACTCCGATTCTTTTCAAAGTACTTTGGAGCCTCTTGTCATCTGTGGTTGTGGTCTTGTGAactgccttcttcttcctgccaACAAATTTAACTCATGTACTATTAGTATTGAACTATGGGTCCAGAAAAAACTACATCGCCACATTATTATTAGAATGGGGGAAGGATATCCTTTGCAGTATTACAGAGGATATTGGTCAATGAGGCTATGGGCTCAGAAGAAACTCTATCACAATACAAAGCTTAGGTGTTTATGTATCTACAAATATATGTGAAGGACTTCGCAAGGATGTATTTCCACACAAGTTGCCACAAAAAGAtagcatatatataaatatggATGCCTATTATGTCAGTTAGCACAACTTGCAGTCTGATAGTGCCTACTTGCCCTTTTGGAGATCGGCTTGATATCAGAAGCACAGTTTAACCATTACTTTTTGGAATTACATGGTACCAAATACTATGTGAATTGTAATGACATGAAGATACTTCTAATAATGAATATATTGGGGAGTCACTACCATGTGACAAATGTAAACGCTCTCATGCATAGGCTTGGGATCAAGCAACGTACACTAGCTACATGAAAGCTTGAAGCAGGATGCTTTCATACTAATAATCACCAAAACTGTAACACAtgtgaagaggaagaagaggaaggaagcACCTGCGCACGCTGCCCTTTCCTCCGGTGCGCACAGCGCCCCGCCATCTTCTTGAGCTTATCCACATTCATCTGAAAGAGAAAAGTCACAAAACTGTCACATGAGCCACAGAGGAGGGAACAAACAGACAGCACGGACCCGTCATGTATAAACAAGTGAGGATATACAAAGTGAAAGAGCACGAGGCAGCCGCGCTTCCGCAAATCCAGCGGAATCGTACACCCGAATCCACCAAAACGGCAGGTAGGCAAGTCGTGCTGCTAAATCTAAATCTCACAAGCCCCTTGATGCTTGCTCGAGGGCTAAATCTAGGTCGCAGACGGAATAAAAAACACGCACACAAGCAAGCAGCAACCCAGATTGCGAAGATTGAACGTACAACGAATACAATACCGACCATTCGAGCAATCAATCGACGGTACCGCGCACAGGCAGCGGTCCAACCCTAGTAACAGTAAAGCAAAACGAAACCGGCGACACAGCAAGAGTACAGGCGACGCGGCGGCACTCGGTCATACacgggaagaggagaggggccccgccgcggcggtcTCACTCACCTTGGAATGgataggcggcggcgggcggagtgggggaggaagaaaggggaTTAGCAGATAGGACTCGGGAGGCCAACCACTGCGGGGGCTTTTCTCCCCTCCGCGTTAGGGTTTTAACAACCGGCCAATCCTGGCCGTCCGCCCGCCCGCATCCAAATGGACGGACGCCGTCGCTTGCGCACCTGGAGGTCGGGCTCGGGTTCTCGGGCATATGGgccatgcccccccccccccccccccttctgtACTTTTCTGTTCTCGCTGCAACAAAGCCTGATAATGCCTTGTATCTCAGGACTAACTGAGGGAGTACAAACAAAGTGCATCATACGCTGACGCTCGTACAAATGACAAGCACCATCCCATCAGAAATTCAACAGAGAACAGTTTGAATCACATACAATGTTAGGGGCATGAATCAAAGCGGCGCCAAAATTTGTCCCCGCTAGCAGCGAGAAACAAACCAAAGGGAACAGAACAGCTCGTTGCAACGCAAACACATTTTTCCTCTTTCAAAATTCATCACACGGGCGGGGGTGGCTTGTTTCTTCTCCTCTCNNNNNNNNNNNNNNNNNNNNNNNNNNNNNNNNNNNNNNNNNNNNNNNNNNNNNNNNNNNNNNNNNNNNNNNNNNNNNNNNNNNNNNNNNNNNNNNNNNNNTCATGCAGCCTCTTTGCCGGCTGAGTTATTTGCCAGATACAAACAGCAAAAGGAGAACATTTAGGACAGCAAAAAAGCCACGGCATTAGACCAGTAACAGAGGCAACAAATGTCAGGAGTTACCGATGAACTGTGACCAGACTGCTGTAGGATTTCCTCTAGGCCTTGCTCATCTATCGGAGGCAGGGGCATGCTGATCCTACAAAATTCGTTCTCTCTGCACAACCAAACCGTACCACTTGTCTTCAGAGAATGTCTATACCCAAACCAGTATATTTCATCAGTCGGTATGTCTTGATTTTACCTCTTTCCTATAGCATCCATGTTAGTTCTCACGAAGTAGAAGTAGTCTGCAGTCTCCTCGCCAAACTGCGGAAACAAAAATGTCAGACCAGTGCAGTTATTGCCTTCAGATAACAAAACTACAGGGAGGTCACTGACATGATGAAACTGAAAACTCTGCAAGTAATATTATCCCCAATAATGTATCATTTGAAGACGCAGGTAATTGAGAATGcaataaacaaaaggaaagcttggTAGCAAACCGAACTGTAAGGACTAAATGACCTTGTGGTATGCACATGAAGTGTCCTCGTAAGGCTTAAACATATAAATTAATGTACTGCATTACAAACCGTACCTTTCCTGTCTTTATGTTCTCTTCTATTTGTTGCATAAAAATATAACTATCCCGGAGAAGCTCTCTATTACTCTTGGAATCTAGAGCCTCTGTGACATAATGGAAAACAAAAAAGGTGAATCAGCCATTTACAAAGTTGGAGATAACTAGACTTTAATGAGTCTTATTTGTCCAGACTATAAACCAAAATGTTGTGGCCAATGATTGAATCATTGACAAACTGAATAGCATTATAATTCAGGGGAAAAGGGCACAAATTACTGACTAGAAGACCAATCTTAATCACCAAACCATTAATCCAAAACATAACGAGTGAGAACAAGAATTCCCGGATATTGAATATGCAAAGTTTGTCAAAAGCATGATGCGGAGAATCATACATACCTTTGGAAAGGGGATACatgtttttactttttttagcGCCCTTTGTTCCCTGCCCCTGTCCAGTGAGATGATTATTAAGTCAAAAGGAAGAAGAGCGACACTTTCTACAGATTATAACTTAGGAATGAAGGTTAATTATGAAAAGCAGGCAACTATTGAAAAAAGGCCAAACTTCACAGGGTTGCGTTTCCATGCCAGTCGGAAAGATAATTGCAGATATTACTGTGATGGGTCCAATTAATCAGGCCGATAATGGCATTCCTCAACATCAGATAAGCACAAAAGAATGAATTCTGCAAGTATTTATCTACGATATGTTCTTTCACAATAAGATATGATGGTCCTTATTTAATTTGTTATGTGTTACTGGTATAAATTGCACACAAGCTGGATAAACACACAAAAGTTTTGTTGTAACTATCTCGAATAACTATCGATTCTAGCTAGAATGGTATATGTTTTTGCATGCTTACCTTATTAACCTTTACAATCCCAGCAGAATCTTTCTGTACCAACTCTGCTTGCTTAGCAGTTTTCTCCTTGTCCTAGTAGAACACAAAAGAAAACTGGTAGATGATCTTTTATTTAGTTATAAGCAGAAGAAACGGTGCTGTGTGCCCCCAATTCAAGTTGGCACGAATGAAATCAGTTACCTGCAACCACCTGCATCGCAGGGCAACATCCAGTGCAGTCTTCTTGTTCAGATAAGTTGATATGTTGAAACAGCTATGGACACGGTTATGCTTGGCATACCTTGCGAAGAACAAATCAAACAGAGGAACAGTGGGGATTAAATCAATAGACCATTGTAGTAACTCGACTAGCTTGCATTATTGGTATGGGGAAAACAGGAAACGGATTTGACGGAGACGATCACAAGTACGTACCGACGAAGGCCATAGAGCAAGTCTTTGTGCTCCTCCTCGGACCACATTCTGCTCGCGGCTTCGTCCTTGCCGCACTCTTCCGCTATCCGGATCATATCGGCCAACGTCATCGTCACGTCCGCCGTCTCGTCCTCGGGCAACACCGCAGACATCTCGTCGATCCCCGCTTGGTTTGGGCCGGTGGCCggggcagccggcggcgagTCGCCAGCTCCGACCTGAGTCTGCTCCAGCAACAAGGTGTTGGAGACGGCGGGCGGGGCCATCGGCAGCCAAGAGTCCATTCCCCAGGGGTGGTCAGCGCCCGCCGCTTGGAGCTGGGAGTCGACGGATGCTTGGTTCGCTCCCGATCCCGACGAGCTGCCGTCCAAGTCCAACAACGAGTCGAGGGAGTCGAACTCCAGCAGCGGGTCCTGCGAttcctcgcccgcgccgccagccTGGTCGGAGAGGCCGTCATCGCCGTGAATCGACTGGGGGCCGAACAAGCTCCAGTCCGCAGCTTCGAGCGCCAACGATCCATTGGTCCCCGCGGGCAAGATGTCGTCGCCAAGCATCGATAGGTCTTCAATGTCGTCCAACGACCAGCTTCTGTCGGCGGTGATGATCAGGGGCGGGGAGGCCACCTGGCGCGGGCTGTTGCTCCTCGCCCAGCCGTCGctgctcagcggcggcggcag encodes the following:
- the LOC101777183 gene encoding uncharacterized protein LOC101777183 — encoded protein: MEEGGFDYWNWSVPLATPRGPEAADGSSLPPPLSSDGWARSNSPRQVASPPLIITADRSWSLDDIEDLSMLGDDILPAGTNGSLALEAADWSLFGPQSIHGDDGLSDQAGGAGEESQDPLLEFDSLDSLLDLDGSSSGSGANQASVDSQLQAAGADHPWGMDSWLPMAPPAVSNTLLLEQTQVGAGDSPPAAPATGPNQAGIDEMSAVLPEDETADVTMTLADMIRIAEECGKDEAASRMWSEEEHKDLLYGLRRYAKHNRVHSCFNISTYLNKKTALDVALRCRWLQDKEKTAKQAELVQKDSAGIVKVNKGQGTKGAKKSKNMYPLSKEALDSKSNRELLRDSYIFMQQIEENIKTGKFGEETADYFYFVRTNMDAIGKRENEFCRISMPLPPIDEQGLEEILQQSGHSSSVTPDICCLCYWSNAVAFLLS